In Ruminiclostridium papyrosolvens DSM 2782, the following proteins share a genomic window:
- the atpD gene encoding F0F1 ATP synthase subunit beta: MAGSSGVIVQVIGPVLDIRFENGILPNIYNAIKIPTDSGTVTAEVMQHLGNDTVRCVAMSSTDGLVRGMSAEDTGDAITVPVGKEVLGRIFNVLGEPVDKAGPVTPTAYLPIHREAPSLEEQRPSTEILETGIKVVDLLAPYAKGGKIGLFGGAGVGKTVLIMELIRNIATEHGGYSIFTGVGERTREGNDLWHDMNDSGVIEKTAMVFGQMNEPPGARMRVGLTGLTMAEYFRDQMGQDVLLFIDNIFRFVQAGSEVSALLGRIPSAVGYQPTLATDVGALQERIASTNKGSITSVQAVYVPADDLTDPAPATTFAHLDATTVLSRDIVAMGIYPAVDPLESTSRILDPKVVGEEHYAVARRVQEILQRNKELQDIIAILGMDELPEEDKLTVFRARKIQRYLSQPFFVGEQFTGYKGKYVPLKETIRGFKEIIDGKMDNIPEAAFYMKGAIEDVYEAAKEME; this comes from the coding sequence ATGGCTGGAAGTTCCGGAGTCATTGTACAGGTTATAGGTCCTGTACTTGACATAAGATTTGAAAATGGTATTTTGCCTAATATATATAATGCTATTAAGATTCCTACAGATTCTGGTACTGTTACTGCGGAAGTAATGCAGCATCTTGGAAATGATACAGTCAGATGTGTTGCAATGTCTTCTACAGACGGACTTGTTAGAGGTATGAGTGCAGAAGATACGGGGGATGCAATTACTGTACCCGTTGGTAAAGAAGTTCTGGGTAGAATTTTTAATGTTTTGGGTGAGCCTGTTGACAAAGCAGGACCGGTTACACCAACTGCTTACCTTCCCATACATAGGGAAGCACCATCTTTGGAAGAGCAAAGGCCTTCTACGGAAATACTTGAGACAGGTATCAAGGTTGTAGACTTGCTGGCACCATATGCAAAGGGTGGTAAAATAGGACTTTTCGGTGGTGCCGGAGTTGGTAAGACAGTTCTCATAATGGAATTAATCAGAAATATAGCAACAGAGCACGGCGGATATTCAATATTTACCGGTGTTGGAGAAAGAACCAGAGAAGGTAATGACTTATGGCATGATATGAATGACTCTGGAGTTATTGAAAAGACTGCTATGGTTTTCGGACAGATGAATGAACCACCGGGAGCAAGAATGAGAGTTGGTCTTACAGGACTTACAATGGCTGAGTACTTCAGAGATCAAATGGGACAGGATGTTCTTCTGTTCATAGATAATATATTCAGGTTTGTTCAGGCAGGTTCGGAGGTTTCCGCGCTGTTGGGAAGAATTCCTTCAGCAGTTGGTTATCAGCCTACGTTGGCAACAGATGTCGGTGCACTCCAAGAGAGAATTGCATCAACAAACAAGGGTTCAATTACTTCCGTTCAGGCAGTATATGTTCCTGCCGATGATTTGACTGACCCTGCTCCTGCAACTACTTTTGCCCATCTTGATGCAACTACTGTTTTAAGCAGAGATATTGTTGCAATGGGTATTTATCCTGCGGTTGACCCTCTTGAATCAACTTCAAGAATACTTGACCCCAAGGTTGTAGGCGAAGAACACTATGCTGTTGCAAGAAGGGTACAGGAAATTCTTCAAAGAAATAAAGAACTTCAGGATATTATTGCTATACTTGGTATGGATGAGTTGCCGGAGGAAGATAAGTTGACGGTCTTCAGAGCCAGAAAGATTCAGAGATACTTGTCACAGCCTTTCTTTGTAGGAGAACAGTTTACAGGCTATAAAGGAAAGTATGTTCCTTTAAAGGAAACTATTAGAGGATTTAAAGAGATTATCGACGGTAAGATGGACAATATACCGGAAGCAGCTTTCTACATGAAGGGCGCTATTGAAGATGTTTACGAAGCTGCGAAGGAAATGGAATGA